Sequence from the Platichthys flesus chromosome 2, fPlaFle2.1, whole genome shotgun sequence genome:
AGTagtggacgttttagtgtctcctgtggcagcggtttccatcacttttagctgtcctctggaaacacttccgttgtgttgtcgcctctatttgcagcgcgtttgtctatttgcagcgcatgtgtctatttgcagcgcgtttgtctaatTGCAGCTCGTTtatgtaatgtgttgtgttgtgttgtgaaattgatgaagatgttttcttactttgcttgtgttttgtcaacttgcatgtgttttcttaagttgctgttcgttgagctctcagggccaccgtagaaaCCAGACCCACAGTAGTACCCAAGGGAAAAGGTAGAAGGTCACATCAAATGGTCTGGGATGATAATGGtaagaagaggagcagcatgACAGCCCACACATTCTCCTGTCCAGTATTCACATTAACTCTCTCAATAATGAACAACATGGGAAATACAACACTTCTGACCCAAAATATACAGGTTTACACTTTCCTGGTCTATCTCGATGAAGCAGGTCCTATTATGATGTAGATATACACTATTCAAAACATAATTATGAATACGAGCCTATATTACATTACTGCTGATCACTCCCCTGAAAcctacacactgcacctttaaaaCAGCAACCAATAACACTGGGTTAATGGTTGCTGTTATTGTCCTTTCTGTCCATAATGACTGTGAACAGATCCCTACCTAAAGCAATTTCAAGGTGAGTGATGAGGGACAAAATTTCCTTCCAGTGCAAAAGTGTATTCGTATGTTCAGCAGAAGCGAATGTGAGGCTTCAGCAGTCTTAGGTCTGAGTCTTCTAAATCCAAAATTCATTCCATGCGTTTCCACAGGCAACATTTCCTTGTTGGTTGGAAAACAACAAGGAACATTTGCACTAAAAATCCATCCAGAAATCAATTAGTTTGGTCAttgataaattaaaatacacaatattcaCCTGTTTCTTATTCTCAAATGGATCGATTGTTCCACTGTGTCTGAAATAACATCATAGgataatagaatagaataacaATAGTCCATCCATCTAGCTTTTCCACTAAGtgtcagagggggggggggacctggaGCCAGTTCCAGTTGATATTGGATGAGGGGCGGGGAACATCCTTGACAGGCCGCCGGTGTAGCTCAGGGCCAACATAGAGACAAACGACCAATCACACTAATATTGACATCTCCAGTCATTGTTAAGTCTCCCACCTTACCACTATTTGCATGTAGGAATACCTTGAGAAACTGTGCGTGTGCGGGGACAGTGCTAACCACTACACCACCGTGCCGCATTATTGAAATAATGTGAGAGGAGAATTTTTTCCAAGCAGGCACTGACAAGAGGAGAATCATATCGACCAAAAACCCTTTCAATGAACAAATGCACATGTCAGCATTGATTAAAGACCCTGTGAACCTTTCCTTCAATGCTTTTCCTGTTTGGTCATAATATAGACATTAGTCTTACAAAATGCATAATAAATACTCATtagatttaatgtatttttgtgcCATGCTGTTTTATCCCAAAAGGAGGTTTTGCATTTAGTCATACAGCAGCACCAGCATAGAGACCCTGATTGAAAAAGTGACTTTTAGAAACTCCTAACTATTCTTCCACTTCACAACACAGTGCTTTACTCAGCCAAACTTGGGGGAACACTTTCAAGCTCCCCCTGCAGTTCATGGTGCTGTATCTCAGAGAGCTTGTGTGAaagattaagagcagagtggaaTCATAATAAAGGTGACAGTAGATATCTCATGGGACATTCGCCTCCAGGCACACTGCAGAGAGATCTGACTATATAATGCATTTACACATTAATTCCTCTTGAAGCATTTTGACACCGAAGGCTAAGAACCACAAAAATGGTGTTTCAGTTCGGAGAGACGAAATCAGAGATGTCAGAGATACAGACGCAAAGTTATGTAATGAGGAGTCCACAATCCGTTAATACACTGTATCTACTATTCAAGAAATATACAAATGACCAATTTGCTCGTCGATTGAAACAATCTTTTAGAATTTGGCCGGTAGACTCGCCTAAACAAGGCAGTGAGAAAAAATTAAATGACTGTGACCAATTTAATCGACAAGATAAATTATTGTCTGATTAAGTGTATTTAAGACTCAACTGGTTATATCCCAGTTAAAGTTACAATActatacatatacagtataaatatgtatgtacAGGAACATTTACATCATTGATTATCGGGAAATAGAGTGCTGCAGTCTGTCGGGGTGGTAGCCCCCCCTAGTGTTGGGTGGTTATGTAAGATTTTAGACACATAGGTTTACTACCATTGtgtaataatgaaatacaaacaattCACTGGCAAGTATTTAGTCGACTAATAAAACAATCTCTCGTTTAGTCTTTTCTCTGTCAGGagtaaatcaaatgtaaattcAATTTCAAAACTAAACTTAAGATAAAGCGCACACAACCCTGTAAAGCATCCAGGCATCTAAACAATACTTCAGTGTAAAGTATCAATTAAATCACTGTCCCTGTATTTGGCGAGCTCTAAGTGAGGTAAACAAAATGCTgcgagtgtttgtgttggtagATAAATGCTACGGTGCCCACCATTACCCACGCTGGCAGCTTCAAGTAAGCTGTAGTACTGAGTTCTATGGGCAGGCTGACTCAATGCTCGTTTAAAATTTAAAGTAGTTTTCAAAAAGTAGTCGTAGGAAAATACACTAGGAAAGTTGATCTATTAACATAATAGCCAATCGTTTCAGTTCTACAACATATATAACTACAAGTAGGGATAAAGGATTCTGACCATCTATGTGTGAACGGGTGCACATACGTTTGTTACTCACCCCAGGGTTGTCATGGTGACAATGGTGTACCAGAAAGAAGCTGGGATGCTGGTGAACTTGGTGGAGCTGGAGCCCTTCTCAGCGTAGAACATGACTGTGGCGAAGATGATGATGGCCAtggtgagggagaagaggaggaagcccAGCTCTGAAGCGCAGCTCTTCAGTGTATAGCCCAGGATCCGAAGGCCCTGCGAGTGACGGGAGAACTTGAAGATACGAAACACCCGAAACACGCGCAGCGTCACGAAGGCGCCGCTCACATCCTCGTTGTCGGCCATCACCAGGCCGATGTAATACGGCAAGATGGCCACCACGTCGATGATGCTCATCACAGAGCGCATGAAGTGGTAACGGCTAGGCGCGGCAAACAAACGCATCAGGTACTCCACTGTGAATATCATAACGCAGGCGGTGTCCATGCAAAAGAACGCCACGGTGTAGCGTTCACCACATGGCATGTCTTTCTGGTTTGGAGCGGAACCACAGGGCACCGTCTCCACCACATTAGTGAGGACTGAGATGGCGATGAAAAACCCAGTAACATAGTAGAAGACCAGGGCCAtggtggaggtgtgtgggtTCTCAAAGGCTCGCCACATGGTCTCCCTGTAGTTCATGTGTGGCAGCTTCTGGTCCTTGTTCTCCTCTTGATCATCCTGCAGCCGCTCTAAattctccctcttcctgtccTTGTACTCTTCGTAGCAGCAGTCGCCGATGATCTCAGGGATAATGCCGAAGAAGATGAGCTCCTCATCGTAGGCTGAGATGCACTCCTGTCGGGGGTAGTGGAGTTTCCCTGTCCGGTAGAAGTTGAGGATGCTTCTGAAGGCGTCAGGGTCCCGGTCAAAGAAGTACTCCTTGATTTCTTCGTCGTAAAAGAAGTCTTTCTCCGAGCTGCCCAGCAGGGTGTCTGGGTAGCGGTCCAGGGTGGTTCTCCAGGTCTGAAAACGGCGGCCGCTGACATTGAGGATGATCAACTcgtcctgtctctttctgttgtcCATGGGGGCACCAGGCATGGGGCAGTTGGCAACAGGCATCCAGCCAATGGCTGCTGCCCTGGCAAAAGGGAGCCATGCTGCTACTCCAGTTGCCATTGTGAAGAAGAGTCTTCAGAGTAGTCGTCCTCACCTTCAGTCTCGACTCTCCATAAAATGAGCTGGCATCTGAGAGATAAATGtcaatgagaaagaaaagaggaaacagctgaAACCAGGAGCATGCTGGATGAGCAACAAAATAATCAGTTTGCCAATCACAAGTGCGCTGCATGAAACTTGTGACATTTTGACTTTCATATTAgtcgtcacccccccccccaccccatatATTAAATTTCCAGTCACACTCCCCTGCTCTCTTTCCAAATCCTGCACAACCGTCACGAAAATGTCATCCTGTTTTGTGGAAATCGCTGATACATGCTAACAGCTGAAGAGCGAGTGCAACCAGAGAGGAACGGGTAGAGGTGAAGTCTGACTTCAAGCACTTTCATGCTCAGGTCTCTACATATATACCTCAACGAGAAGTTTATATGAAAGGTACACTTCAGGATTTCGACTGATATCTACAGCCTGCAACAGTTTACTTGAGTTGCATTCGTGAACCAAACGAATTCTGGTTTCTAAGCCTGTATTTGCTTTGCAACTATAATTAGATGTACACAGAATACAATGCAGCTCAATAGCTTAACTTGAACATTGTGAGCAGCTCCAGTAAATACACAAGCCCAAAGCAGCCTGATCAGCATGAGAACAGAGAAGCGCTGACTGAAACGGACCTGTTGAATCATATTAAGGAGGTGACCTGCTCCACATTAACCTGGAAAATGATTACACAACTCTTTGAAAATACACATAGTCATGACCTGGGTTTGTTTCAATAACCTGTCTCACCTGGCCACTGTAATAAGCAGCCTGTGTTTATACATGTCCTATAAAACAGTCAAAACGTGACAAAGGTGGGAACGTTTTGCTcaatgaaaaaaacacctttTCCATTGCGCGCAAAGACCTAAGTTCTGCAATAGATGCGCTTGTTCACCAGACAAGTGCCAAATCTCAACGGCATCTCGTCTTTTCCCCTCTGAGGACAAGACAATACGAATATCAATGAAACGCTCACCGATGGCAGTggaggagggaaacaaaacCCCCAGAAACCAGAGGAGTTAATGATGTGGGAGTCCTCAGTGAGAAGTGAGCGAAGAGGAGCTTGGATCCATCCAGCGGGAGGAAGCAGCGAGAGGCACCTCTCCTCCTGCGCCGTGCGGAGCGCACCGGACTCAGATGATGGAGCAGAATTGAACCCTTCTCTTTGTCCGCGTCTCTCAGAGGACACGCTCTGTAACCGCAGGATTCGTTCACATCCTCCAACTGATTCTACATcgtggcttttcttttttttaacgtCCTCCTCAGTGTTTGGAAAGTGTGATGTACAGAGGAGCGGCGCGCGTCCCTCTCCGCGGCACCAACTACAATGTGCGTCTCCCTGACTGTGCCAGTGTCATCAGCCCTCCTTCCCTCCGCCGCACTTTACCATCATGTGTGACACTCTGTCACTCCAGCTACGTCCAACACTATACTGCTGCATTGCTTACCTAAGCAGAAATACTATGGTATTGGGAGAATATCAGACGGGTACTGCAGTGTAGAAAACTGGCTGTTTAGGCTTTATTGGAACATGTTGTCTTAATTTCTTATTGAGTAAAACCTATATGTACATTTATGTATTCACAAAATACATTACCCTCATTTTTGATATTGGATTTTAACGTGACTGGAAATGGGTGCCATTGACTCTCTATTCCTGAGAATCTCTCTGTCCATCGTGTGCTGAAAGATGATCATTCACTTGAATACAttcaaataactttaaaaaaaagtagaatTAACACTTAATCAGACTAATCCTGTTTTGAGAGTTTCCCAGACATACTATTAGTCCATGCCAGGATGGTCCTTACAGCATTGCTGTTTTCCCCAGAGACATAAAACACTTTCATTACGTGTTTTTGACTCAACAGGGATTCATTTTCTCCAAGGTGGCTAAACTCATTACACGAGCTATCAGCAGATGGACTTCCTCAACACCTCCAGGGCAGGCAGAACCCTCCCTACATCAAGACAAGAATGTTAATGTCGGATTATTCTGCCAAACTGCACAATATGTTCAAGttaatgtattttaaagatCTTGGTCGCAGGTGGGACACAAAACCTGGTTTTCTGCATGAAGGTTGGAGTCGTTACACATCATGCTGACCTCCACACTCTCATTTTCCACCTCTCTGCCTATATAGCACACTCTACGTCACACACTGGCACTGAGCTTTGGAATTGGATGTAAATGCAAATGTAGAAATGTGCAACATCGACCTAAGGTGCATAAATGGGAAGAAAAACTtgcactgatttaaaaaaaatcataatgtaACACTCACCCATTACTCTTTTCCACGCATGTTGGTTACGTTTAAATTTACTAAACA
This genomic interval carries:
- the LOC133973629 gene encoding potassium voltage-gated channel subfamily D member 3-like is translated as MATGVAAWLPFARAAAIGWMPVANCPMPGAPMDNRKRQDELIILNVSGRRFQTWRTTLDRYPDTLLGSSEKDFFYDEEIKEYFFDRDPDAFRSILNFYRTGKLHYPRQECISAYDEELIFFGIIPEIIGDCCYEEYKDRKRENLERLQDDQEENKDQKLPHMNYRETMWRAFENPHTSTMALVFYYVTGFFIAISVLTNVVETVPCGSAPNQKDMPCGERYTVAFFCMDTACVMIFTVEYLMRLFAAPSRYHFMRSVMSIIDVVAILPYYIGLVMADNEDVSGAFVTLRVFRVFRIFKFSRHSQGLRILGYTLKSCASELGFLLFSLTMAIIIFATVMFYAEKGSSSTKFTSIPASFWYTIVTMTTLGYGDMVPKTIAGKIFGSICSLSGVLVIALPVPVIVSNFSRIYHQNQRADKRRAQKKARLARIRVAKSSSANAFIQSKRNGLINELLELTGTDEDEQKLAKSMSLLESQHHHLLHCLEKTTAHAFVDELIYEQNCLDTSLQTYPSRSPSTSTSTSSHNSSAGTCCGRRAKRNTALPNASTPMTRHGPLQELSAIHMQCSDAPSHPASRSTLNQKTSDRGRINCKSGRITTAIISLPTPPALSPDGDGLHGPSHRRPPPGHPVAPGIQTIQTTTSSAGCHIVKVSAL